Genomic window (Oryza sativa Japonica Group chromosome 3, ASM3414082v1):
TGCCGTACTGAGAGAAAGAGAATGGATTGGGAGTGTTAGGACAAAAGCTCTGCCATGTCATTTCAGAAATTTCTACTGTTATATGGTTGCTCCACTTTTATGCTTTGAATTTTGTCAGCACATAACTTGTGGACCTGCTACTCTTATCTGTTTTTGTTCACCCGTTTTCAGTTACTAGTGTAACTGGTTCATCTCTCATTATCTGAAGTGTTGACAGTCTAAGCTGTTCATTTCGTTCTTCAGAACTTGGAAGATTGGCCTCTGATAGCTCCTCTGCCATCCTACGGAAGAGGAAGGGACGAACCAGGCCCAAGATACAGCAATTTCATTGCTGGATCCAATCTCACAGATGTCATCATCACTGGTACACGAATGAATGCGTGATGAAGATTGCTATTTTCTCAACCTTTTCGTGTAACTGCTGTGATTGTGGTATATGTTTAGCTGTGGATATCTGAAATTGAGCAACATTTCAGGTAGGAATGGAACGATCAACGGCCAGGGCCAAGTCTGGTGGGACAAGTTCCACGCCAAGGAACTCACCTACACTCGCGGTTACCTGCTCGAGCTCCTCTACTCTAACAATATCATCATCTCTAATGTCACCTTCGTCGACTCGCCGTCATGGAATCTCCATCCCACCTACTGCACGTAAGAATCATCAGTACTCGCAACCAGAATTCAGTTTCTGAACGGTTAGATATAGATCATGATGCTCACCTTCTTTGTGTTCCGTGCTGCGCCAGCAATGTGACCATCAGCGGCATCACCATTCTAGCACCTCTCAACTCGCCCAACACCGATGGAATCGACCCAGGTATAAACATACAAGTCACACTGCACTTGATCAATGCTGCCATGAGGAAAGCATTGGTTTGTGCTAGATGTGATGAGCTCTTGTTGTCCATGGTGCAGATTCTTCCTCCCATGTCAAGATCGAGGACAGCTACATCGTGTCCGGCGACGACTGCATCGCCGTGAAGAGCGGCTGGGACCAGTACGGCATCAAGTTCAACATGCCGAGCCAGCACATCCTCATCAGGAGGCTCACCTGCATCTCCCCGACGAGCGCCATGATCGCGCTCGGCAGCGAGATGTCCGGCGGCATCCGCGACGTGCGCGCCGTGGACAACGTCGCCATCGACACCGAGTCGGCCGTCAGGATCAAGTCCGGCGTGGGGCGCGGCGGCTACGTCAAGGACGTGTTCGTCCGCGGCCTCAGCCTCCACACCATGAAGTGGGTGTTCTGGATGACCGGCAACTACGGCCAGCACCCGGACAACTCCTCCGACCCCAACGCTCTGCCGGAGGTCACCGGCATCAACTACAGCGACGTGTTCGCGGAGAACGTCACCATGGCCGGCAGGATGGAGGGGATTCCCAACGACCCCTACACTGGCATCTGCATGTCCAACGTCACCGCGCAGCTCGCGCCGGACGCCAAGAAGCTGCAATGGAACTGCACCGATGTCAAGGGTGTCGCCTCCGACGTCTCGCCGGTGCCGTGCCCGGAGCTCGGGGCGGCGGGCAAGCCATGCGCCTTCCCTGAAGAAGAGCTCGTCATCGGTCCGCCTGAATTGCCAACGTGTAGCTACTGAAATACTGATATAGGATGATAGTATGGTGTGGGTAATGGCCTGGGCTATGAGATGCTTGGGACCAAAGAGATATATATGATGTGGTTTAGTGAGTAAAGTTAAGCAGTTTGAAAATGCTGCCGGATAATCTCTTTACACCCAATTCATTTATGAGTGCTCATCTGCGAATGACCTGACCAAAGCAAAGCCTTTTCATTTTGTCTTCTGACAGTAAATACAGCACGTGACAAGATAACAAAATCATCAAACTTCTAAACGAAACTTTGCAAAAACAATGACAATTGACAAAGTGAGAAGCAAAGCTCAACGTGCCTAGGCAGCGGTTTGCAATCACCGTCTTCCCCTGCCCTTGCTCATGAAGTGGTGGCGCTTCAACCTCTTCTTCCGGATCACCACGGAGGACTTGATGTGCTCCGCGAACGGCATGCCAAGGAGGGTGAGCAGCCTGAGAGCCTCGTTGTCGGTCTTCGCGGTGGTGACGATGCAGACGTCCATTCCATTCTTCTTCCCACCGACCTCGTACGGGATCTCCGGGAACACGCCCTGATCACGAAGGCCTATGGTGAAGTTGCCATGGCCATCAAAGCTGTTGGGGTTGACACCAAGGAAGTCCATGGTCCTAGGAAGCCCAAGGTTGATGAGCCTATCCAGGAAGTTGAACATTACCTGCAGCAAGCCAAAATAAGCTCATCGATCAAACATATTCCCTAGGTTCCCAAATACTTGTCACTGGATACTATTCATATTTGAACTTTGATcacttatattttttagaaaataaaatgcATATACCTAAAAATATGCCATATTATTAAAGGTTGTTACTCCACATAGATAGGTATTAAACTTTCGTTCGTCCAACCATTTAAAATTTGTGGTCAATGTAAAATACTGACGGCCAACGGTGACAATAATTTGGAACTGGATGGAGTAATTGCAATTCTC
Coding sequences:
- the LOC4331458 gene encoding probable polygalacturonase; translation: MAKKTILQVVCAVALVALCACGVAASPSSPAGAGCRKHVARITEYGGVGDGRRSNTAAFAKAVADLSLRAGDGGAALVVPKGKWLTGPFNLTSHFTLFLDHGAEILASQNLEDWPLIAPLPSYGRGRDEPGPRYSNFIAGSNLTDVIITGRNGTINGQGQVWWDKFHAKELTYTRGYLLELLYSNNIIISNVTFVDSPSWNLHPTYCTNVTISGITILAPLNSPNTDGIDPDSSSHVKIEDSYIVSGDDCIAVKSGWDQYGIKFNMPSQHILIRRLTCISPTSAMIALGSEMSGGIRDVRAVDNVAIDTESAVRIKSGVGRGGYVKDVFVRGLSLHTMKWVFWMTGNYGQHPDNSSDPNALPEVTGINYSDVFAENVTMAGRMEGIPNDPYTGICMSNVTAQLAPDAKKLQWNCTDVKGVASDVSPVPCPELGAAGKPCAFPEEELVIGPPELPTCSY